In the genome of Flavobacterium panacagri, one region contains:
- a CDS encoding S66 peptidase family protein — protein MITPPYLQKGDTVALLATARKNIDDNLKPTIDLLHSWGLEAVVGSTIGLDYHQLAGTDEQRAADFQKQMDNPNIKAIWCVRGGYGTVRMLDLLDFTKFKLHPKWVIGFSDVTVLHNHLNTMGYKSIHGIMPVTVPRATPDAVSSLKASLFGEPISYSISPTPMNRFGTATGELVGGNLSILYSLLGSPSAIDCRDKILFIEDLDEYLYHIDRMMMNLRRNGCIENLKGIIIGGMTSMKDNEVPWGKNALEIIDDVTKKYNIPVIFNFPAGHIRDNRALVMGNIVTMEVTATGSTLTFKK, from the coding sequence ATGATAACACCACCCTATTTACAAAAAGGAGATACTGTAGCACTTTTAGCAACAGCTAGAAAAAATATCGACGATAACTTAAAACCAACAATTGATTTATTGCACAGCTGGGGCTTAGAAGCCGTTGTTGGAAGCACAATTGGTTTAGATTATCATCAACTAGCAGGAACAGATGAACAAAGAGCAGCCGATTTTCAAAAGCAAATGGACAATCCAAATATTAAAGCAATCTGGTGCGTTCGTGGCGGTTATGGAACGGTAAGAATGTTAGATTTGTTGGATTTTACCAAATTCAAACTGCATCCGAAATGGGTTATTGGTTTCAGTGACGTTACGGTTCTGCACAACCATTTAAATACGATGGGCTACAAATCTATCCACGGAATTATGCCTGTAACAGTTCCAAGAGCAACTCCAGATGCCGTGAGTTCTTTAAAAGCTAGTTTGTTTGGTGAGCCAATTTCTTATTCCATTAGCCCAACGCCAATGAATCGTTTCGGAACTGCAACCGGAGAATTAGTCGGAGGTAATTTATCTATCTTATACAGTTTATTAGGTTCTCCTTCTGCAATTGACTGTAGAGATAAAATTTTATTTATCGAAGATTTGGACGAATATCTGTATCATATTGACCGTATGATGATGAATTTAAGACGAAATGGATGCATCGAAAACCTAAAAGGAATTATTATTGGAGGAATGACCAGCATGAAAGACAATGAAGTGCCTTGGGGTAAAAATGCACTGGAAATTATTGACGATGTGACCAAAAAATATAACATTCCAGTAATTTTCAATTTCCCAGCAGGACATATTAGAGACAACAGAGCTTTAGTTATGGGAAATATAGTTACAATGGAAGTTACAGCAACAGGAAGCACATTGACATTTAAAAAATAG
- a CDS encoding endonuclease/exonuclease/phosphatase family protein — protein sequence MRLTTLIFGFFIFFSNCSNSQPKKYKIHTVAFYNFENLYDTVDDDFTNDDEWTPNGTQHWTKQKYEQKLKNLARVISEIGTSENSNAPVLLGCAEVENRDVLEDLIKEPKLQQFDFGIIHFDSPDKRGIDVALLYQKKYFRPTSFSNIPLIIYKKNSLKKEEQSEIEDDELEIKKENNNRVFTRDQLLVSGFLENEEIHIIVNHWPSRSGGEKATTLFREAAGKLNRKIIDSLQQINPQAKVMTMGDFNDGPINASIKTALGAKGKKSEVLEFGVFNPFEELVNKGLGTIAFRDSWNIFDQIMMTASLTKSDFATFSFWKAGIFTRPYLIQNSGQYKGYPLRNTLTEAGFSDHFPVYIYLIKEIGQ from the coding sequence ATGCGCCTTACAACTTTAATTTTCGGTTTTTTTATTTTCTTTAGTAATTGTTCAAATTCGCAACCTAAAAAATACAAAATACACACAGTAGCTTTTTATAATTTTGAAAATTTATATGACACTGTAGATGATGATTTTACAAATGATGATGAATGGACTCCAAATGGCACACAACATTGGACAAAACAAAAATATGAGCAAAAGTTGAAAAACTTAGCAAGAGTAATTTCTGAAATTGGAACATCAGAAAATTCAAATGCCCCAGTTTTGTTAGGTTGTGCTGAAGTAGAAAATAGAGATGTTTTAGAGGACTTAATCAAAGAACCAAAATTACAGCAATTCGATTTCGGAATCATTCATTTTGATTCACCTGATAAACGTGGCATCGATGTAGCATTACTTTATCAGAAAAAATATTTTCGCCCGACTTCTTTTTCTAATATTCCATTAATCATTTACAAAAAGAATAGTCTCAAAAAAGAAGAACAATCTGAAATTGAAGATGATGAACTTGAAATTAAAAAAGAAAATAACAATCGTGTTTTTACAAGAGATCAGCTCTTGGTTTCGGGATTTTTAGAAAATGAAGAAATACATATAATAGTTAATCACTGGCCGTCAAGATCTGGAGGAGAAAAAGCCACAACTTTGTTTAGAGAAGCCGCAGGAAAGTTGAACCGAAAAATTATCGATTCTTTACAGCAGATAAACCCACAAGCAAAAGTGATGACAATGGGAGATTTTAACGACGGACCGATTAATGCTAGTATAAAAACGGCTTTAGGAGCAAAAGGAAAGAAATCAGAAGTCTTAGAATTTGGTGTTTTTAATCCGTTTGAAGAATTAGTAAATAAAGGTTTGGGAACAATCGCTTTTAGGGATTCCTGGAATATTTTCGATCAAATTATGATGACAGCATCTTTAACTAAATCAGATTTTGCAACTTTTAGTTTTTGGAAGGCAGGGATTTTCACCAGACCTTATCTTATCCAGAATTCGGGACAGTATAAAGGTTATCCATTGCGAAATACATTAACAGAAGCAGGTTTTAGTGATCATTTTCCGGTTTATATATATTTGATAAAAGAAATTGGACAGTAG
- a CDS encoding LemA family protein, with product MLKNNYEKAFRNIDVILMQRAEEVPELVKVASKFMEHETELLTNLTKLRTDFLNSKSVGEKIENANEFSKTMKNLFAVSENYPTLASNSNFLELQRRVSQMEDKIADRREFFNDSINLYNVGIEEFPNFILAKMLGYKSQSLFDVTPEQKKYDGIQF from the coding sequence ATGCTTAAAAATAATTATGAAAAAGCATTTAGAAACATTGATGTGATTCTAATGCAAAGAGCAGAAGAAGTTCCAGAGCTGGTTAAAGTAGCGTCAAAATTTATGGAACATGAAACGGAATTATTAACGAATCTAACTAAATTAAGAACCGATTTTCTGAATTCAAAATCAGTTGGAGAGAAAATTGAAAATGCAAATGAGTTTTCAAAAACCATGAAAAACCTATTTGCTGTTTCTGAAAATTATCCAACATTAGCATCCAACAGTAATTTTTTGGAATTACAACGAAGAGTCTCGCAAATGGAAGATAAAATTGCAGACAGAAGAGAGTTTTTTAATGACAGTATCAATCTTTATAATGTAGGAATAGAGGAGTTTCCTAACTTTATTTTAGCCAAAATGTTGGGGTATAAATCTCAGAGTTTATTTGATGTAACACCAGAACAAAAGAAGTACGATGGAATTCAATTTTAA
- a CDS encoding leucine-rich repeat domain-containing protein yields the protein MTLIFLAGLTPFGYAFIGVILLSFLIAYLWLKSSNKKQKGGCLSLGLAALLIGFALMFPVSFSFAIIENGNKIGIIGVAVFWVLILGLVTYFFIAKKTTAVKNVIFSIIKYCFFIIALGLFLTLVFGMIYYIYVRLFTLEKKDDPIWPAFLCIFFIASLILAGYGLWIRSKDEKKKEKSTFYNLEEAKLKSELVIELDLSKQELKIFPEEILQFKNLKFLVLSHNEIRDIPNEINKLQKLVGLDLSNNPISDLERSRIRKLLSTEVEIVF from the coding sequence ATGACTTTGATTTTTTTAGCTGGACTTACTCCTTTTGGTTACGCATTTATTGGAGTCATTCTGTTATCTTTTTTAATCGCCTATTTATGGCTGAAATCATCCAATAAGAAACAAAAAGGAGGCTGTTTGTCTCTTGGTTTAGCGGCACTTTTAATTGGGTTTGCTTTAATGTTTCCTGTTTCTTTCTCATTTGCTATTATTGAAAATGGAAATAAAATTGGAATAATTGGAGTAGCGGTTTTTTGGGTTTTAATTTTAGGTTTGGTCACATATTTTTTTATTGCAAAGAAAACGACCGCAGTAAAAAATGTCATTTTTTCTATAATAAAATATTGTTTTTTTATAATAGCTCTCGGTTTATTTCTTACCCTTGTTTTTGGAATGATCTATTATATTTACGTTCGCCTTTTTACATTAGAAAAAAAGGATGATCCAATTTGGCCTGCATTTTTATGTATCTTTTTTATAGCGTCTTTGATCTTAGCGGGTTATGGACTTTGGATAAGAAGTAAAGATGAGAAGAAAAAGGAAAAATCGACTTTTTATAATTTAGAAGAAGCAAAATTAAAATCAGAACTCGTAATCGAATTGGATTTGTCTAAACAAGAATTGAAAATATTCCCAGAAGAGATTTTACAGTTTAAAAATTTAAAGTTTTTGGTTTTAAGTCATAATGAAATCAGAGATATTCCTAACGAAATTAACAAATTACAGAAGCTTGTAGGTTTAGATTTGAGTAACAATCCTATTTCAGATTTAGAAAGAAGCAGGATTAGAAAATTACTGTCTACAGAAGTCGAAATTGTATTTTAA
- a CDS encoding RNA polymerase sigma factor, with amino-acid sequence MLEAADHSEKLLVSELKNGNEKAFRQLFDLYHQDIYGYSISLLKSKEAAEENVQDVFMKVWLNRESLNIEQSFKAYIFTIARNQAFNVLNKAANEIILKEAVFYESQKTHEYGDYAIREADCKKLRKQAIKQLPPKRRQIFKMSRKKGMSYEEISNELGISINTVRNQMSKALESMRGFFQLHDEII; translated from the coding sequence TTGTTAGAAGCTGCCGACCATAGTGAAAAATTATTGGTAAGTGAACTCAAAAACGGAAACGAAAAAGCTTTTCGCCAACTTTTTGATTTATATCACCAAGATATTTATGGATACAGCATTAGTCTTCTAAAATCAAAAGAGGCCGCAGAAGAGAATGTTCAGGATGTTTTTATGAAAGTTTGGCTCAATCGCGAGAGTTTAAATATAGAACAGTCGTTTAAGGCTTATATTTTTACAATCGCAAGAAATCAGGCTTTTAATGTTTTGAACAAAGCCGCAAACGAAATTATATTGAAAGAAGCCGTTTTCTACGAAAGTCAGAAAACACATGAATACGGAGATTACGCCATTCGCGAAGCCGATTGTAAGAAACTCCGAAAACAGGCAATAAAACAGCTTCCTCCTAAACGACGGCAGATTTTTAAGATGTCGCGGAAAAAAGGAATGAGCTATGAAGAAATAAGTAATGAACTCGGAATATCAATAAATACAGTCCGGAATCAAATGAGTAAAGCGCTCGAATCGATGCGCGGTTTTTTTCAACTTCACGATGAAATTATCTAA
- a CDS encoding FecR family protein, protein MNSNSEIKTLLEKFILNQCTAKETEQVIAYCRDNKLTDDFPTVEEVQKLLNEMPKMEAQKADSIFDNILAAAKEQETVIELQPKKSNRRKYISIAASLLVLLGIGFAYKQIFLNKTAEVPFDFKSTDIVLQMEDGTVQIISENGKVQVQDKNGNVIGNQNGDKLVYEKETDSDKLVYNTLKIPYGKKFRLELSDGTMVHLNSGTTLRYPVKFIAGENRQVYLNGEAFFDVAKDKKHPFIVNADELNVRVLGTHFNVSNYPEDNLTDVVLVEGSVGMYRSNEEFDAAKNTILKPGYKGSFNKENASIFTKPVITEIYTSWIDGGLTFRNMTFKNIITKLERRYNVTIINKNEKLANEKFNASFKEESIENVMSYFNDIHGINYIIKDNQILIN, encoded by the coding sequence ATGAATTCAAATTCTGAAATAAAAACGCTTTTAGAAAAGTTTATTCTCAATCAATGTACTGCCAAAGAAACTGAGCAGGTAATTGCTTATTGCCGTGATAACAAATTGACAGACGATTTTCCGACTGTAGAAGAAGTGCAAAAACTTTTAAACGAAATGCCAAAAATGGAAGCTCAAAAAGCGGATTCTATTTTTGATAACATTCTAGCAGCTGCTAAAGAACAAGAAACTGTAATCGAACTGCAACCTAAAAAATCGAATCGCAGAAAGTATATTTCAATTGCTGCATCGCTTTTAGTGCTTCTTGGAATTGGTTTTGCTTATAAACAAATTTTCTTGAATAAAACGGCTGAAGTTCCTTTCGATTTTAAAAGCACTGATATTGTTTTACAAATGGAAGACGGAACGGTTCAGATTATTTCTGAAAATGGTAAAGTTCAGGTTCAGGATAAAAATGGAAATGTTATTGGAAATCAAAACGGCGATAAATTGGTTTATGAAAAAGAAACAGATTCTGATAAATTAGTTTATAACACACTTAAAATTCCGTACGGTAAAAAATTCCGTTTAGAATTGTCTGATGGAACTATGGTTCATTTAAATTCTGGAACCACTTTGAGATATCCTGTTAAGTTTATCGCTGGAGAGAATCGTCAGGTTTATTTGAACGGAGAAGCTTTTTTTGATGTAGCCAAAGACAAAAAACATCCTTTTATAGTGAATGCTGACGAACTGAATGTCCGCGTTTTAGGAACTCATTTTAATGTTTCTAATTATCCCGAAGACAACCTTACCGATGTTGTTTTGGTCGAAGGTTCTGTTGGAATGTATCGTTCCAACGAAGAGTTTGATGCTGCTAAAAACACGATTTTAAAGCCTGGTTATAAAGGAAGTTTCAATAAAGAAAATGCTTCAATCTTTACAAAACCAGTTATTACAGAAATCTACACTTCATGGATTGATGGCGGACTGACATTTAGAAACATGACTTTCAAAAACATTATCACCAAACTGGAAAGACGTTATAATGTGACGATTATCAATAAAAATGAAAAACTGGCCAACGAGAAATTTAATGCCAGTTTTAAAGAAGAATCTATAGAAAATGTAATGAGTTATTTTAATGACATTCATGGCATTAATTACATCATAAAAGACAATCAAATACTAATTAACTAA
- a CDS encoding 3-hydroxyanthranilate 3,4-dioxygenase produces MAIAKPFNLTKWIDENRHLLKPPVGNKNLYVDSGDYIVMIVAGPNARKDYHYNETEELFYQLEGSIKVVIQEDGERKEMELNAGDMYLHPAKVPHSPVRSAGSIGLVIERKRAGQGFTDGLLWHCDNCNHKLYEVYFELHNIEKDFLPHFEHFYNSEELRTCDKCGTVMETDPRFVAKK; encoded by the coding sequence ATGGCTATAGCAAAACCTTTCAACTTAACTAAATGGATTGACGAAAACCGTCATTTATTAAAACCGCCGGTTGGAAATAAAAATCTTTACGTAGATTCTGGGGATTATATTGTAATGATTGTGGCGGGACCAAATGCAAGAAAAGATTATCATTATAACGAAACCGAAGAACTTTTTTACCAATTAGAAGGCAGTATAAAAGTAGTAATTCAGGAAGATGGGGAGCGAAAGGAAATGGAATTAAATGCTGGCGATATGTACCTGCATCCGGCAAAAGTGCCACATTCTCCCGTTCGTTCTGCAGGTTCTATCGGATTGGTAATAGAACGTAAACGTGCTGGACAAGGTTTTACCGATGGCTTGCTTTGGCATTGTGACAATTGCAATCATAAGCTTTATGAAGTGTATTTTGAACTGCATAATATCGAGAAAGATTTCTTACCTCACTTCGAACATTTTTACAATTCAGAAGAATTAAGAACATGCGATAAATGTGGAACTGTGATGGAGACTGATCCTAGATTTGTGGCTAAGAAATAA
- a CDS encoding MBL fold metallo-hydrolase, which yields MTLFSRLLVCFLLISTNIFSQKEKSSFQVVPLGIKGGIDEKNLSAYLLAPINTNDYICLDAGTINAGIEKAIENKVFKVSTNEVLKKYIKGYLISHAHLDHVSGLIINSPADSSKTVYATEKCMEMMENHYFNDQTWANFGDKGPGFPLKKYHFQTLNIGEETPISNTKMTVKAFPLSHVNPFESTAFLVKSEDSYVLYLGDTGPDSVEKSDKLKALWTTVAPLVQTKQLKGIFIEVSFPNEQPDKFLFGHLTPTHLMTELHILEDLAGKGSLKGFKIIVTHLKPPTKSITKLKEQIKNQNDLGLKIIYPGQGKKFEL from the coding sequence ATGACACTTTTCAGTCGGCTTTTAGTTTGTTTCCTTTTAATATCAACAAACATATTTTCTCAAAAAGAAAAATCTTCTTTTCAGGTAGTTCCTTTAGGAATAAAAGGAGGAATTGACGAAAAAAACCTTTCCGCTTATTTGCTTGCACCAATTAACACAAATGATTATATCTGTCTCGATGCTGGAACGATAAACGCTGGAATCGAAAAAGCAATTGAAAACAAAGTATTTAAAGTTTCGACAAACGAAGTTTTAAAGAAATATATTAAAGGATATTTAATTTCGCATGCACATCTGGATCATGTTTCGGGGTTAATCATCAATTCTCCTGCTGATTCTTCTAAAACAGTTTATGCGACAGAAAAATGCATGGAAATGATGGAAAATCATTATTTCAACGATCAGACTTGGGCAAATTTTGGAGATAAAGGCCCTGGTTTTCCTTTGAAAAAATATCACTTTCAAACTCTAAATATTGGTGAAGAAACTCCAATTTCAAATACTAAAATGACGGTTAAGGCTTTTCCGTTAAGCCATGTCAATCCATTTGAAAGTACTGCATTTCTAGTTAAAAGTGAAGATTCTTATGTTTTATATTTGGGCGATACTGGTCCTGATTCTGTTGAGAAAAGCGATAAACTAAAAGCTTTATGGACGACAGTTGCGCCTTTGGTTCAGACCAAACAATTAAAGGGAATTTTTATTGAGGTTTCGTTTCCAAATGAACAGCCTGATAAATTTTTATTCGGGCATTTGACTCCAACTCATTTAATGACTGAGCTTCATATTTTAGAAGATTTGGCTGGAAAAGGTTCTTTGAAAGGCTTCAAAATTATTGTTACGCATTTAAAACCACCAACAAAAAGCATTACAAAACTAAAGGAGCAAATTAAAAATCAGAATGATTTAGGGTTGAAGATTATTTATCCTGGACAAGGGAAAAAGTTTGAGTTGTAG
- a CDS encoding serine hydrolase domain-containing protein, protein MKKILSIFILFLSYNTLCYSQKNSQFVDSIRVKYNIPEIAYAIVSSHSILEINALGYKKINSNLKAELSDRFRLGSITKTITAYLAAVLVKEGNLKWETKFFDLYPELKAGSNPNYYNFTLRDFITFRAHMPTWSYGNKTPTQKEIKGTNPEQRYEFMKWFFVKTSSISEKQDVYGSNPSYVAAGLMLEKATGKTYETLVQELGKSLNIDFEFGQPNLKDKNQPWGHDENLIPEKPALNYKLNWLSSAGNINVSLPDFCKFIQLQLKGLQGKSKLFTEEEFNYMHFGLPEFSFGWYPELNKNNEQQYSFHNGNPGTFLTKVYICKATNKAFILFANVQSEKADEGLIVILKELETKYGCVPFY, encoded by the coding sequence ATGAAAAAAATCCTTTCGATATTTATACTATTCTTAAGCTACAACACACTTTGTTATTCTCAGAAAAACAGCCAATTTGTTGACAGTATTAGAGTAAAGTATAATATTCCAGAAATAGCGTACGCCATAGTTTCTTCTCATTCTATTTTAGAAATAAATGCTTTAGGATATAAAAAAATCAACAGTAATTTAAAGGCTGAATTATCAGACCGATTCAGACTTGGTTCAATAACAAAAACGATTACAGCATATTTAGCTGCAGTTTTGGTTAAAGAGGGCAATTTGAAATGGGAAACTAAATTTTTTGATTTATACCCAGAATTAAAAGCTGGAAGTAATCCCAATTATTACAATTTTACTTTAAGAGATTTTATAACGTTTAGAGCACACATGCCAACTTGGTCGTATGGAAATAAAACTCCAACCCAAAAAGAAATAAAAGGAACAAACCCTGAACAACGTTACGAGTTTATGAAATGGTTTTTCGTAAAAACTTCTTCTATTTCAGAAAAGCAAGATGTTTATGGTTCTAATCCTAGTTACGTAGCGGCCGGATTAATGCTAGAAAAAGCGACTGGAAAAACATACGAAACCTTAGTACAAGAACTAGGAAAAAGCCTGAATATTGATTTTGAATTTGGTCAGCCGAATTTAAAAGACAAAAATCAGCCTTGGGGACATGATGAAAATCTGATTCCTGAAAAACCAGCTTTAAATTATAAATTAAACTGGCTTTCGTCAGCTGGAAATATCAATGTAAGCTTACCTGACTTTTGTAAATTCATTCAACTACAGCTTAAAGGTTTACAAGGAAAATCTAAACTTTTTACAGAAGAAGAATTTAATTATATGCATTTTGGCCTGCCCGAATTTTCTTTTGGCTGGTATCCAGAACTCAACAAAAATAATGAACAGCAATATTCATTTCATAATGGAAATCCTGGAACATTTTTAACCAAAGTGTATATTTGTAAAGCCACCAACAAAGCGTTTATTCTTTTTGCCAATGTACAATCTGAAAAAGCAGATGAAGGGTTAATTGTAATTTTAAAAGAATTGGAAACTAAATATGGATGTGTTCCGTTTTATTAA
- a CDS encoding YraN family protein, giving the protein MAKHNELGKLGEDLAEAHLKENGYAILERNFVIQKAEIDIIAQKDAVLAIVEVKTRSSLDFGSPQDFVKSKKIQLLIKAVNAYINDREKDFPEDIEVRFDIIAIHKNGESFAIEHLTDAFYHF; this is encoded by the coding sequence ATGGCAAAACATAATGAACTAGGAAAATTAGGAGAAGATCTTGCAGAGGCACATCTAAAAGAAAATGGATATGCCATTCTAGAGCGAAACTTTGTTATTCAGAAAGCTGAAATAGATATAATTGCTCAAAAAGATGCTGTTTTAGCGATTGTAGAAGTTAAGACTCGTTCGAGTTTAGATTTTGGTTCTCCACAAGATTTTGTGAAGTCCAAAAAAATTCAATTACTCATTAAAGCAGTAAATGCCTACATAAACGATAGGGAAAAGGATTTTCCGGAAGATATAGAAGTCCGTTTTGACATCATTGCGATCCACAAAAACGGCGAATCATTTGCAATTGAACATCTTACCGACGCTTTTTATCACTTTTAA
- the amaB gene encoding L-piperidine-6-carboxylate dehydrogenase, which translates to MTTIASQFGMKEALEKLGIKTINEGTSTGTNNFSSGEILESYSPVDGKLIASVKMSTSEDYEKVIQTAAEAFKTFRLIPAPQRGEIVRQFGEKLRQNKEALGKLVSYEMGKSLQEGFGEVQEMIDICDFAVGLSRQLHGLTMHSERPGHRMYEQYHPLGIVGIISAFNFPVAVWSWNTALAWISGDVCVWKPSEKTPLCGIACQNVIAQVIKENNLPEGISCLINGDYKIGELMTADTRIPLVSATGSTRMGKIVAQKVAGRLGKSLLELGGNNAIIVTPDADIKMTVIGAVFGAVGTAGQRCTSTRRLIIHESIYDKVKDALVAAYKQLRIGNPLDENNHVGPLIDVHAVEMYASALNKVVAEGGKILVEGGVLSGEGYESGCYVKPAIAEADNSFEIVQHETFAPVLYLLKYSGEVDNAIEIQNGVAQGLSSAIMTNNLREAERFLSVVGSDCGIANVNIGTSGAEIGGAFGGEKETGGGRESGSDAWKIYMRRQTNTINYTTNLPLAQGIKFDL; encoded by the coding sequence ATGACAACAATAGCATCACAATTTGGAATGAAGGAAGCTCTGGAAAAATTGGGCATTAAAACCATAAATGAAGGAACATCAACGGGAACAAATAATTTTTCATCAGGAGAAATTTTAGAAAGTTATTCGCCGGTTGACGGAAAATTAATTGCTTCAGTAAAAATGTCAACATCTGAAGATTATGAAAAAGTAATTCAGACTGCAGCAGAAGCTTTTAAAACTTTTCGATTAATTCCTGCACCACAACGTGGTGAAATTGTACGTCAGTTTGGAGAAAAATTGAGACAAAATAAAGAAGCACTTGGTAAATTGGTTTCTTACGAAATGGGAAAATCATTGCAGGAAGGTTTTGGAGAAGTTCAGGAAATGATTGATATCTGTGATTTTGCTGTTGGTTTATCACGTCAGCTTCACGGATTAACGATGCATTCTGAAAGACCGGGACATAGAATGTATGAACAATATCATCCGTTGGGAATTGTTGGAATCATTTCAGCATTTAATTTTCCGGTTGCAGTTTGGTCTTGGAACACAGCATTGGCGTGGATTTCTGGTGATGTCTGTGTTTGGAAGCCTTCAGAAAAAACACCTTTATGCGGTATTGCTTGTCAAAATGTAATTGCTCAGGTTATTAAGGAAAATAATCTGCCAGAAGGAATTTCGTGCTTAATAAATGGAGATTACAAAATAGGAGAATTAATGACAGCTGATACTCGTATTCCACTTGTTTCTGCAACGGGTTCGACTAGAATGGGAAAAATTGTAGCTCAGAAAGTGGCGGGCAGATTAGGGAAATCATTATTAGAATTAGGAGGAAATAATGCCATTATTGTTACGCCAGATGCAGACATAAAAATGACGGTAATTGGAGCTGTTTTTGGAGCGGTTGGAACCGCTGGACAGCGTTGTACGTCAACAAGAAGATTGATTATTCACGAAAGTATTTATGATAAAGTGAAAGATGCTTTAGTTGCTGCATACAAACAATTGAGAATCGGAAATCCGCTTGATGAAAACAATCATGTTGGACCGCTGATTGATGTTCACGCTGTAGAAATGTATGCTTCTGCCTTAAATAAAGTAGTGGCCGAAGGCGGAAAAATTTTGGTTGAAGGTGGAGTACTTTCAGGAGAAGGTTACGAAAGTGGCTGTTATGTAAAACCTGCAATTGCCGAAGCTGATAATTCATTTGAAATTGTACAGCACGAAACATTTGCCCCCGTTTTATATCTACTTAAATATTCTGGAGAAGTGGATAATGCAATTGAAATTCAGAATGGTGTGGCACAGGGATTATCATCGGCAATTATGACTAATAATTTACGTGAAGCAGAAAGATTTTTATCTGTTGTTGGATCAGATTGTGGAATTGCAAATGTAAATATCGGAACTTCGGGAGCTGAAATTGGTGGTGCTTTTGGTGGAGAAAAAGAAACCGGCGGAGGACGTGAATCAGGTTCTGATGCCTGGAAAATTTACATGAGACGCCAAACGAATACCATTAATTACACTACAAATCTTCCGTTAGCACAAGGAATTAAATTTGACTTGTAG